In Anthonomus grandis grandis chromosome 1 unlocalized genomic scaffold, icAntGran1.3 Chromosome35, whole genome shotgun sequence, the sequence TCATGTATTTTAAAAGAAGGATTAAACATGACTGTGCAGAGTCTCTCTGGCACCGGCGCAATAAGATTAGGAGCTGCCTTCCTAGGAATGTTCTATAAAGGAAACAAGGTAACTAACAAACTTCTccataatcaaattaaataggCACATTGTTTCAGGAAGCATACATTTCTAACCCTACATGGGGCAACCACCGTAACGTCTTTTTACACTCAGGCATACCATGGAAATACTACACTTACTATGACCCCAAGACCATCGGGTTGGATTTTAAGGGAATGTCCGAAAACCTCTGCTGCATTCCAGATGAGTCCATTGTGGTGTTCCATGCGGTGTCCCACAATCCCACTGGCGTAGACCCCACCCCAGAACAATGGAAAGCCTTTTCACAAATCTGTATGCAAAAAAAGCATTTTCCTTTCTTTGATATGGCTTATCAAGGTAGTAATTATTGCATAAATTCGATATTTATTAATTCCCATTTTAATTGAAGGTTTTGCTTCTGGGGATCCTGAACGGGATGCTAAAGCAGTAAGAATGTTTATAGATGATGGGCATCAAGTGGCAGTAGCACAAAGTTTCGCCAAAAATATGGGCCTGTATGGTGAGAGAATTGGGGCATTTACCTTCACATGCAGTAAgtactaaattaaatttgtttaacttaataaaacgtTTGTTGCCTGTAAGGATCCAAGGAAGAAGTGGCCAAAGTATTATCACAAATGAAGATCGTTATAAGGGCCATGTATTCTAATCCACCCACATTTGGGGCCAGATTAATCACTGAAATCCTAGGCAATCCTGAATTAAAGTGCTTATGGCTTCAAGATGTTAAATGTGCGTATATATTCTCTTTAAAACCTTGATAGTGCATAAGAATTGACGGTTTAAGGTCTTGCTGATAGGATAATGAGTTGTCGACAGAAGTTAGTGGAGGCCCTAAAGAAGGAAGGATCTAAAAAAGATTGGAGTCATATCACTAACCAAATTGGAATGTTTAGCTTTACAGGTACGAAAATAAATCGCATATAAGCCGCAAAATGCCCTGTTTTAATGCCATTTTAGGTTTAAAACCTGAGGAagtgaaaaaaatcataaaagagTTTGCGGTATACATGACAGCAGATGGGAGAATATCTATCGCATCCCTAGGAAGCCCTAATATAGATTATGTGGCAAAAGCAATGCATGCAGTCACAAAGTAATgctccaatatttttttaaaattttggtctaatgggaaatatataatatttgtccaaaagtgttttaattttgtaggtatcacttccaggcagttgatgtcgGAAGTTAATTATGACCctaagataatttaattataacttaaatgaatttgtGGTTTGCATGTTCAACCAAAGACCTTTGTTTTATTGACCTTTTAATCTTAAGCACTGGgtcaaataaatttacaaaacgCAAATTCCCTTCTTTTAGAGATTTTAATCGAAAATTGAAGAATTCTTCATGGAACACTAATTTTATTCTACGCCTTCCATCAAATATAACAGAGAAGCCAACAATCGTATTCACAAATTTAATTCAGCGAATATGCTTTTAAACTTGACAAATGTACTCCTGGACAGATTTAATATGTCGATATCAATAAACAGGACTTTCTAGAAGAAATAGTACATAATATATCAATTCTTGATGctaataaaaagaatttaaccTACATCGACACAATCAATGCTGACTTGACAGAGGCACCTAATTCAAGTATTAATGATAGAGTGTTTTTTCCTGGTTCAGCGGGTTGTGGTGGCAATAAAATAGCAACCCCAAATTATGAAGTGGACATAAAAACATCAGATTAATACTTTTTATCCTCTCATGTCTCCAGATCGAATTACTACCACTAAACTTAACCACTACACCCCATACACACTCGAGTTCCAAAACaaacatcagaaaaaaaatatataaaaagtaaattaaattccataattatctcctcaagtataagacagcaaagaattcaaaccatacaaacaaatcaaataaaattcaaatactgtaaacttacacttagggaaaattagaatgtgtcgacgtagtattcatccagtgaatagtaacattttttggtcaaaagtattttcaatttacgtttaaaagtgtcaatacatgttgcctccctgattcaacctggtaaacgattgaaaattttgattccctcgtagaaaatagattttttagttaatgtggaggaggggattggaagatttagatcgttcacttgacgcgttaagtatcttggatttggggttataaatttaaagcgatttgcaaaaagtaagcaggccacttcctgaatgtagagggagaagacagtgtgtatgcccagcctaacaaataatgggcgacaggaatctcttggtttagccccacagatgtaacgtacagaacgcttctgtaaaacaagcagcatttgtagaaggcaggcagctgcattaccccagaagcaaatggcatacctaaggtgggattcaattaatgaaaaatatacagatcttccaaactccatgccaagctcaagacacctttttgcaagtaccgaggatatgctcttcaaatctgagttctctgtcaatgaatatatccaaaaattttgtattatcaaactgctgaactactgaattagaaaaaggcaCGTGGTGTAGAGcacacttaaaacacaataatatggttttttgaggatttagtgACAGCAAGTTGATTCAACCCAGAGATTTACTGCCTGAAGATCAGTTGCTAATGTAGTTCGCAGAGTATCTGTGTCTGGGCTGTGCCAAAGAagtgtggtatcatcggcaaatagagtaaatttcccgcgtacattaagattggtaagatcatttatgtataggagaaaaagtataggccccaaaactgaaccctgaggaactcccaaGGTGATAGAATGGTAATCAGAGTACTTAGATCCTACAAGCACTCGTTGTTGCCGATCTTGCAGATAGGAAGCAAACCAAGAAGATGAAACTCCCCGAAAACCATAATGATGAAGCTTCCGCAGCAGAATCCTGTGGCAgacacaatcgaaagccttcgacaaatcacaaaaaactgcCGCCGAAACTCCACCAGCATTTATCTGGGAGTAAagctcatgaaaaaaattaaacatggcatcattggtactggtattttcacggaagccaaattgaagtctggtgaggatgtttttggacttttaaaagaacattattcgatttttaaccagtttttcgatTACCTTTGATAGCGTAGACAAGAGAGAGTCAGAGAGATGGGACGAAAGTTGGAAGGATTATCAAGAGCTCCACCCTTGTGAATTGGGATAACTTTAGCTGATTTTAGGCAAGATGGAAATATCTCCTTGCTCCAAGAAAGGTTAATTGCGTCAACTAGTGCCTTTAGTGCCGTTTCTGGAAGGTTGAGAAAAATCTTAGCTGAAAGGTTGTCTTCtccagttgaatttttatttttttcagtatacaGAATATCCTTGAGTTCCTTTAGGTTTGTAGGTAAATAGAAGAAGGAATTTGGAACATGAATGGCTGGCATAAAGGAAAGAGGATCCACAGAAGGGTTCAAATTTTGCTGAAGTTGtagagcaatattagaaaaaaaattgttaaaaacattGGGAGAGACTTCAGGGCATTGTCTTGACTGCTTACCACAATTGTGacgaatatcattaataattttccaactctCCTTATATTTGTTAGATGAATCACTTAAACGGTTGGAGTAGTAAGTTTGCTTAGAGATTCTTATCAGACGACGATACAAGGCTCGGTAAGAATTGAAATAGTTATGAAAAACTGGAGAGTCACCCAACTGGCATTTTTGGCAACAGCTACGTAATCGCGACtataaagaatactttaaagtTGTGGTTACCAGTCGCGGGAACCGTTTAGGCACCGTTCTGTTAccacttttttaccaaaattgggAATGATTTTGCTGTAGCA encodes:
- the LOC126749414 gene encoding aspartate aminotransferase, mitochondrial-like isoform X2, with amino-acid sequence MSAIKKSKLLSLKHFPKRGLVGSFSSCCKPSVFGHVEQGPADPIFGVAEAFKADKNPKKVMLGVGAYRSDDGKPYVLPCVRKAEEIVYKKCGNHEYLPIAGMPEFNKVAVELALGKDSCILKEGLNMTVQSLSGTGAIRLGAAFLGMFYKGNKEAYISNPTWGNHRNVFLHSGIPWKYYTYYDPKTIGLDFKGMSENLCCIPDESIVVFHAVSHNPTGVDPTPEQWKAFSQICMQKKHFPFFDMAYQGFASGDPERDAKAVRMFIDDGHQVAVAQSFAKNMGLYGERIGAFTFTCRSKEEVAKVLSQMKIVIRAMYSNPPTFGARLITEILGNPELKCLWLQDVK
- the LOC126749414 gene encoding aspartate aminotransferase, mitochondrial-like isoform X1 encodes the protein MSAIKKSKLLSLKHFPKRGLVGSFSSCCKPSVFGHVEQGPADPIFGVAEAFKADKNPKKVMLGVGAYRSDDGKPYVLPCVRKAEEIVYKKCGNHEYLPIAGMPEFNKVAVELALGKDSCILKEGLNMTVQSLSGTGAIRLGAAFLGMFYKGNKEAYISNPTWGNHRNVFLHSGIPWKYYTYYDPKTIGLDFKGMSENLCCIPDESIVVFHAVSHNPTGVDPTPEQWKAFSQICMQKKHFPFFDMAYQGFASGDPERDAKAVRMFIDDGHQVAVAQSFAKNMGLYGERIGAFTFTCRSKEEVAKVLSQMKIVIRAMYSNPPTFGARLITEILGNPELKCLWLQDVKCLADRIMSCRQKLVEALKKEGSKKDWSHITNQIGMFSFTGLKPEEVKKIIKEFAVYMTADGRISIASLGSPNIDYVAKAMHAVTK